One window of the Rufibacter radiotolerans genome contains the following:
- a CDS encoding alpha/beta hydrolase family protein yields the protein MKPKIVLAGLLLSACALTSQAQAPAKKVLTHDVYDSWKSIEADSLSNDGKFLLYGVEPQEGDGVLHLRDLTQNTGKAFKHGYKSAFTVDSRFAIFQIKPAYAVTRQAKLKKKKPEEMPKDSLAIYDLAKGSAQYVARVKSYKLPKQSGEWLAYQLEAPLATKAAKDTSKTKAATPAPAPSRPTGRATGAGTDKKEEASELVLRHLATGQEYRFDRVIDFQFSDKGNMLFFVKAAKDSLHKAGVHAFNTASRKAMPIDSGRVTYKNLVSDKAGEQLAFVTSKDSTGKDIRYFQLRHWVAKDNKIRVLADTAYKGMPAKWMVSEHAQLGFSDKGDRLFFGTFPRPTQYEKDSTKLDEEKVSLDVWTYRDPLIQPMQLKQLEREQKRSFLAVYDLKSKKIVQLATLEIPDVSLNPGRTSDVAVGSSNVNYLLSVGYDTPSRQDTWLIDLKDGSRKLAIKNTRGTPRLSPAGKYLYWYEPADSSWKAMSVKAGTPVNLTKKMKVAFYDEQNDMPTLPEEYGITGWTKDDAHLLVNDRYDIWRLDPSGKAAAVNITDGYGRQNNLQFRYLSLNPSQRVIPSEDQILLRTLDLKTKDAGFYTDHVTKAGAPQKVLMQPYSFSSVRKAKNSDRLIFRKASFKEYSDLWVSNTSFTNPQKISNANPQQNEYLWGSVELVDWRSDNGVPLEGLLFKPENFDPKKKYPMLVYFYERNAETLHNYRSPAPSASTINIPLFVSQGYLVFVPDIVYKDGYPGESAYHSIIPGVQSLVAKGFVDEKNMALQGQSWGGYQVAYLVTRTNMFKAAMAGAPVSNMTSAYGGIRWESGMSRQFQYERTQSRIGGTLWEKPMQYIENSPLFFVPKVETPLMMMANDNDGAVPWYQGIEMFMALRRLNKPVWLLVYNGEAHNLVQRKNRKDLSVRMSQFFDHYLKGAPEPAWMKKGVPTLVKGKEYGLELIEEPATATPAPGQQPATTPVSQPNTMR from the coding sequence ATGAAACCCAAAATCGTTTTGGCGGGGCTTTTGCTGAGCGCATGTGCGTTGACGTCGCAGGCCCAGGCGCCCGCTAAAAAAGTCTTGACCCATGATGTCTATGACTCCTGGAAGAGCATTGAGGCAGACTCCCTTTCCAATGACGGTAAATTCCTGCTCTACGGCGTAGAACCCCAGGAGGGCGACGGCGTCCTGCACCTGAGAGATTTGACCCAGAACACGGGCAAGGCCTTTAAGCATGGCTATAAAAGCGCCTTTACCGTAGACAGCCGTTTTGCCATCTTCCAGATCAAACCTGCCTATGCCGTTACCCGTCAGGCAAAGTTGAAAAAGAAGAAGCCCGAGGAGATGCCCAAGGATTCCCTGGCTATCTATGACCTGGCCAAAGGAAGCGCGCAGTACGTGGCCCGCGTGAAGTCCTATAAACTGCCCAAGCAAAGCGGCGAATGGCTAGCCTATCAGTTGGAGGCGCCCTTGGCTACTAAGGCCGCCAAAGATACTAGCAAAACCAAGGCGGCCACTCCGGCCCCGGCCCCTAGCAGACCTACGGGCAGAGCTACCGGCGCGGGAACCGACAAAAAGGAAGAGGCCTCTGAACTGGTACTTCGCCATCTGGCTACCGGCCAGGAATACCGCTTTGACCGCGTCATTGATTTCCAGTTCTCAGACAAGGGCAACATGCTGTTCTTCGTGAAAGCCGCCAAAGACTCTCTACATAAGGCTGGCGTGCATGCCTTCAATACGGCTTCACGCAAAGCTATGCCTATTGACAGTGGCCGCGTGACCTACAAGAACCTGGTGTCAGACAAGGCCGGCGAGCAATTGGCGTTTGTGACCAGCAAGGACAGCACGGGCAAAGACATCCGGTACTTTCAGCTACGCCACTGGGTGGCCAAAGACAACAAAATCCGCGTGCTAGCAGATACCGCCTACAAAGGCATGCCGGCAAAATGGATGGTGAGCGAGCACGCCCAGTTGGGCTTCTCAGACAAAGGCGACCGCCTGTTCTTCGGGACCTTTCCGCGCCCTACCCAGTATGAGAAAGACTCTACCAAGCTAGACGAGGAGAAAGTGAGCCTTGATGTCTGGACCTACCGTGATCCTTTGATCCAGCCCATGCAGCTCAAGCAGTTGGAGCGGGAGCAGAAACGCTCGTTCCTGGCCGTGTATGACCTCAAAAGCAAGAAAATAGTGCAGTTGGCCACCCTGGAGATTCCGGATGTGTCTTTGAACCCCGGTCGTACTTCTGATGTGGCCGTGGGCAGCAGCAACGTGAACTACCTGTTGAGTGTGGGCTATGACACCCCGTCCCGGCAAGACACCTGGCTCATTGACCTGAAAGACGGCAGCCGCAAACTGGCCATAAAAAACACCCGCGGCACCCCAAGATTATCGCCGGCCGGGAAATACCTGTACTGGTATGAGCCCGCTGATAGTTCCTGGAAAGCGATGTCTGTGAAAGCTGGCACCCCGGTGAACCTCACAAAAAAAATGAAAGTGGCGTTTTATGATGAACAGAATGACATGCCTACGCTGCCTGAGGAGTACGGTATCACCGGCTGGACCAAAGACGATGCGCACCTGCTGGTAAATGACCGCTATGACATCTGGCGGTTGGACCCTTCTGGCAAAGCGGCTGCCGTGAACATCACCGACGGCTACGGCCGTCAGAACAACCTGCAGTTCCGGTACCTGAGCCTGAACCCCAGCCAGCGCGTGATCCCTTCAGAGGACCAGATTCTGCTGCGCACCCTGGACCTGAAGACCAAAGACGCCGGTTTCTACACCGACCACGTAACCAAGGCCGGAGCGCCGCAAAAAGTTTTGATGCAGCCCTACAGCTTCTCCAGCGTGCGCAAAGCCAAAAACAGCGACCGCCTTATCTTCCGGAAGGCCAGCTTCAAAGAGTATTCAGACCTGTGGGTAAGCAACACCAGCTTTACCAATCCGCAGAAGATCAGCAACGCCAACCCGCAGCAGAATGAGTACCTGTGGGGCAGCGTGGAACTGGTAGACTGGCGCTCAGACAATGGCGTTCCCCTGGAAGGCCTGTTGTTCAAGCCCGAGAATTTTGACCCCAAGAAGAAGTACCCCATGCTGGTGTATTTCTATGAACGCAACGCAGAGACCCTTCACAATTACCGCTCGCCGGCCCCCAGCGCCTCTACCATTAACATTCCGTTGTTCGTGAGCCAAGGCTACCTGGTGTTTGTGCCAGACATCGTGTACAAAGACGGTTACCCCGGCGAGAGCGCCTACCACAGCATTATCCCGGGCGTGCAGAGCCTGGTGGCCAAAGGTTTCGTGGATGAGAAGAACATGGCCTTGCAGGGGCAGAGCTGGGGCGGTTACCAGGTGGCGTACCTAGTAACCCGCACGAACATGTTCAAGGCCGCCATGGCCGGGGCCCCGGTAAGCAACATGACTAGCGCCTACGGCGGAATACGCTGGGAAAGCGGCATGAGCCGGCAGTTCCAATATGAGCGCACCCAAAGCCGTATTGGCGGAACGCTATGGGAAAAGCCCATGCAGTACATTGAGAACTCTCCGCTGTTCTTCGTACCCAAAGTGGAGACCCCGCTCATGATGATGGCCAATGATAATGACGGTGCTGTTCCGTGGTACCAGGGTATTGAGATGTTCATGGCCCTGCGCCGCCTGAACAAACCCGTTTGGCTTTTGGTGTATAACGGCGAGGCCCACAACCTGGTGCAACGCAAGAACCGCAAAGACCTTTCGGTGCGCATGTCACAGTTCTTTGACCATTACCTGAAAGGCGCCCCAGAGCCTGCCTGGATGAAGAAAGGGGTACCAACGCTGGTGAAAGGCAAAGAGTACGGCCTTGAACTGATTGAGGAACCCGCCACAGCCACGCCCGCGCCCGGTCAACAGCCAGCCACCACGCCAGTAAGCCAGCCTAACACCATGCGGTAA
- a CDS encoding peptidylprolyl isomerase: MALINKIREKSGFAIGAIAVGLLIFIVLGDLLGPNSRLFGDKMVVGEIAGHEVSVQEFEGMFEEAKNNYANQYGRQPSEAELASLREQTWNQLVFKYAFEGEFDKVGLGISEDEQVDMVQGRNVHPALKQMFTDPQTGQFNVDQVKQTLRNLGSMPPEQQAAWRKYEQDLATDRLRNKYYNLFSFSNYVTTEEAKRFNAEQNSRASLKYLFIPYFSIADSTVKVTDDQLSEYLNKNKKKFEVEEGRSITYVTVPVSASKEDSAAYSTETADLAARFASTENDSLFVKAESDTPFNGAYVPANELPEELKTQSLEQGKIYGPFTQGGNFSLYKIIGVKEGGKASVRASHILIKPESATPEAKAAAKAKAQDILNQIKGGANFAQLAAQHGTDGTASVGGDLGWFTEGRMVPAFEKAVFAASGPGLLPNLVETDYGYHIVKITEPKTTKTYQVAQVTRALTPSDNSREYAYSRAGAIASNSSNLEEFKKAVAAEKGLSTAEAKISAADRAVNNLQNGRELVRWAFSEDTKVGSVSHVITMDDQYVVAVVTGKREKGTAKVDDVRDELTAAVRNELKAKKIKEKLGAVSGTLEQAAAKYGADAIVRPASDVTLGAANVPGLGFEPVAIGKAFGLKPGQRTAPIDGEGGVVVVELSSITPATPVADIKAVKQQLQGTRAGRVQGALYEAVRKNAKVEDNRVRFF; the protein is encoded by the coding sequence ATGGCATTAATTAACAAGATTAGAGAAAAGTCTGGCTTCGCCATTGGCGCTATTGCCGTTGGCTTGCTTATTTTCATTGTGTTGGGAGACCTGCTGGGACCAAATTCCCGGTTGTTCGGAGACAAGATGGTGGTAGGAGAAATTGCGGGGCATGAGGTGTCTGTGCAGGAGTTTGAGGGGATGTTTGAAGAGGCTAAGAACAATTATGCCAACCAATACGGCCGTCAGCCCTCAGAGGCGGAACTGGCTTCTCTGCGTGAGCAGACCTGGAACCAACTGGTTTTCAAGTACGCCTTTGAGGGCGAGTTTGACAAAGTAGGCTTAGGTATCTCTGAAGACGAGCAGGTAGACATGGTACAGGGCCGCAACGTGCACCCTGCCCTCAAGCAAATGTTCACCGACCCGCAAACCGGCCAATTCAACGTAGACCAGGTAAAGCAGACCTTGCGTAACCTGGGCAGCATGCCTCCGGAGCAACAAGCCGCCTGGCGCAAATACGAGCAGGATCTGGCCACAGACCGCCTGCGCAACAAATACTACAACCTGTTCTCGTTCTCTAACTACGTGACCACCGAAGAGGCCAAGCGTTTCAATGCCGAGCAAAACAGCCGCGCCAGCCTGAAATACCTGTTCATCCCGTATTTCAGCATTGCAGACTCAACGGTGAAAGTAACCGATGACCAGCTGAGCGAGTATCTGAACAAGAACAAAAAGAAATTTGAAGTAGAAGAAGGCCGGTCTATCACCTACGTAACCGTGCCGGTAAGTGCTTCTAAGGAAGACAGCGCCGCCTACAGCACAGAGACGGCTGACCTGGCCGCCCGCTTTGCCAGCACAGAGAATGACTCCCTGTTTGTGAAAGCTGAGTCTGATACCCCATTCAACGGAGCCTACGTACCTGCTAATGAGTTGCCGGAAGAACTGAAGACCCAATCTTTGGAGCAAGGCAAGATCTACGGTCCTTTCACCCAGGGCGGAAACTTTAGCCTGTACAAGATCATTGGTGTAAAAGAAGGCGGCAAAGCCTCTGTACGCGCCAGCCACATTTTGATCAAGCCTGAGAGCGCTACCCCAGAGGCCAAAGCCGCTGCCAAAGCCAAAGCCCAGGACATCCTGAATCAGATCAAAGGAGGAGCTAACTTCGCCCAACTGGCAGCCCAACACGGTACTGACGGAACTGCCTCTGTAGGTGGTGACCTTGGTTGGTTCACTGAAGGACGCATGGTGCCTGCATTTGAGAAAGCGGTATTTGCGGCCAGCGGTCCTGGTTTGCTGCCTAACCTGGTAGAAACCGACTATGGCTACCACATTGTAAAGATCACGGAGCCTAAAACCACTAAAACGTACCAGGTAGCCCAGGTAACCCGGGCCCTTACGCCAAGTGACAACTCGCGTGAGTATGCCTACAGCCGTGCCGGCGCCATTGCCTCTAACAGCTCAAACCTGGAAGAATTCAAGAAAGCCGTAGCCGCAGAGAAAGGCCTGAGCACCGCTGAAGCCAAGATCAGCGCCGCAGACCGTGCCGTGAATAACCTCCAGAACGGAAGAGAACTGGTTCGTTGGGCCTTCTCAGAAGACACCAAAGTAGGAAGCGTGTCACACGTAATCACCATGGATGACCAATACGTGGTAGCGGTAGTAACCGGTAAGCGTGAAAAAGGAACCGCCAAAGTAGATGACGTACGTGATGAGCTGACCGCTGCCGTGCGCAATGAACTGAAAGCGAAGAAGATCAAAGAGAAATTAGGTGCTGTTTCTGGTACCCTGGAGCAAGCCGCTGCCAAATACGGCGCAGACGCCATTGTTCGTCCGGCTAGTGACGTGACCTTGGGTGCCGCCAACGTACCAGGTTTAGGTTTTGAGCCAGTAGCCATCGGTAAGGCCTTCGGGTTGAAGCCGGGCCAGCGCACCGCGCCAATTGACGGCGAAGGTGGGGTAGTAGTAGTGGAACTGTCTAGCATCACTCCAGCCACACCGGTAGCTGACATTAAGGCCGTGAAGCAGCAACTGCAAGGAACCCGTGCCGGACGTGTACAAGGTGCCCTGTATGAGGCCGTACGCAAGAACGCCAAGGTAGAAGACAACCGCGTTCGGTTCTTCTAG
- the lptB gene encoding LPS export ABC transporter ATP-binding protein, giving the protein MILRSENLFKKYKSRTVVNDVSVEVNQGEIVGLLGPNGAGKTTSFYMIVGLVKPNSGRIFLDHEDITTLPMYRRAKKGVGYLAQEASVFRDLTVEENIMAVLEMTDKNKQERREKVEELLEEFSLTHVRKNKGVVLSGGERRRTEIARALAVDPSFVLLDEPFAGVDPIAVEEIQTIVAKLKTKNIGILITDHNVNETLSIVDRAYLLFEGKILKSGTAEELAADEQVRRVYLGKHFELKRKI; this is encoded by the coding sequence ATGATTTTACGTTCCGAAAACCTGTTCAAAAAATATAAGTCTCGCACGGTAGTCAATGATGTGAGCGTAGAGGTAAACCAAGGCGAGATTGTGGGGCTGCTAGGGCCCAACGGCGCCGGTAAAACCACTTCCTTCTACATGATTGTGGGGCTGGTGAAGCCTAACTCCGGGCGCATTTTCCTGGACCACGAAGACATCACTACCTTGCCCATGTACCGCCGGGCCAAAAAAGGCGTGGGCTACCTGGCGCAGGAAGCCTCGGTGTTCCGGGACCTGACCGTGGAGGAGAACATCATGGCCGTGCTGGAGATGACCGATAAGAACAAGCAGGAGCGCCGCGAGAAAGTGGAAGAGTTGCTGGAGGAGTTCTCGCTCACGCACGTGCGCAAAAACAAAGGCGTGGTGCTTTCCGGGGGCGAACGCCGCCGCACCGAGATCGCCAGGGCCCTGGCCGTAGATCCCAGCTTCGTGCTCCTGGATGAGCCGTTTGCCGGGGTAGACCCTATTGCGGTAGAAGAGATCCAGACCATTGTGGCCAAACTCAAAACCAAGAACATAGGCATTCTCATCACCGACCACAACGTGAACGAGACCCTCTCCATCGTGGACCGCGCCTACCTGCTCTTTGAAGGCAAGATCCTGAAATCCGGCACCGCCGAAGAGCTGGCCGCCGACGAACAAGTGCGCCGTGTCTATCTGGGCAAGCACTTTGAGCTGAAGCGGAAGATCTAG
- the recJ gene encoding single-stranded-DNA-specific exonuclease RecJ, producing the protein MQKRWVVKEAPDAAKVQNLVDSLSISRTLAGILCQRGICTYEEAKTYFRPSLQDLHDPFLLKDMDKAVFRLVEALHRQERILIYGDYDVDGTTSVALVFSFLQTFFEDRIEYYIPDRYAEGYGISFAGIDYAQEFGFSLIISLDCGIKSIDKIAYANEKGIDFIICDHHLPDDLLPQAVAVLDAKRIDCPYPYKELAGCGVGFKFMQAFCLSQGFDLEPLYELLDLVVISIAADIVPITGENRILAYHGLQRMNSGALLRPGLEALKELADLRGELDITQIVFGFAPRINAAGRMGDAKRSVAMLLARTKEEAFDMAQAINVSNSERRGHDTSITKEALQMIQDDDFLRNARSTVLYKENWHKGVVGIVASRCIEKYYRPTIILTESHGKATGSARSVHGFDVHQAILACSDLLDQFGGHMYAAGLTMPVENVPAFRERFEEIVANTILEEQLVPMVEIDSPLEFHQISQKFFNILKQMEPFGPGNMAPVFVSSCVYDTGSARVVGDAHLKLRLTQDGDISFDAIAFGMAEYYPRIQKGIPFDVCYCVEENVFRGNVTLQLRIKDIRFAE; encoded by the coding sequence ATGCAGAAACGATGGGTAGTAAAGGAAGCGCCGGACGCCGCAAAAGTACAGAATTTAGTCGATAGCCTGAGCATTAGCAGGACCTTGGCGGGCATTCTCTGCCAGCGGGGCATCTGTACCTATGAGGAAGCAAAAACGTATTTCCGCCCTTCGCTCCAAGACCTGCATGACCCCTTCCTGCTCAAGGACATGGACAAGGCCGTGTTTCGGCTGGTAGAGGCCCTGCACCGCCAGGAGCGCATTCTCATCTACGGCGATTATGACGTGGACGGCACCACCTCGGTGGCCCTGGTTTTCAGCTTCCTGCAGACTTTCTTTGAAGATAGAATTGAGTACTATATCCCGGACCGTTATGCCGAAGGCTACGGAATTTCCTTTGCCGGCATTGACTACGCCCAGGAATTCGGCTTCAGCCTGATTATCTCCCTGGACTGCGGCATCAAATCCATTGACAAGATTGCCTACGCCAACGAGAAAGGCATTGACTTCATCATCTGTGACCACCACTTACCTGATGATCTGCTGCCTCAGGCCGTGGCTGTGCTGGACGCCAAACGAATAGATTGTCCGTACCCCTACAAAGAGCTGGCCGGCTGTGGCGTGGGCTTCAAGTTCATGCAAGCCTTCTGCCTGAGCCAGGGCTTTGACCTGGAGCCCTTGTATGAGCTGCTAGACCTGGTGGTGATCAGTATTGCCGCCGATATTGTGCCTATTACCGGCGAGAACCGTATTCTGGCTTACCATGGGCTGCAGCGCATGAACAGCGGCGCCTTGCTCAGGCCCGGGCTGGAAGCGCTCAAAGAGCTGGCCGACCTGCGCGGCGAGCTGGACATCACGCAGATTGTTTTCGGGTTTGCCCCGCGCATTAACGCCGCCGGCCGCATGGGCGATGCCAAGCGCTCGGTGGCCATGCTGCTGGCCAGAACTAAGGAAGAAGCCTTTGACATGGCCCAGGCCATTAACGTCTCCAACTCAGAGCGCCGCGGCCATGACACCAGCATCACCAAAGAGGCCCTGCAGATGATCCAGGATGATGATTTCCTGCGCAACGCCCGCTCCACAGTGCTCTATAAAGAGAACTGGCACAAAGGTGTAGTAGGCATTGTGGCCTCTCGATGCATTGAGAAATACTACCGACCCACCATCATCCTCACAGAGTCCCACGGCAAGGCCACGGGCTCGGCCCGGTCCGTGCATGGGTTTGATGTGCACCAGGCAATTCTGGCCTGCTCAGACCTCTTAGACCAGTTTGGCGGGCACATGTACGCCGCCGGGCTTACCATGCCGGTGGAAAACGTGCCGGCGTTCAGGGAGCGGTTTGAGGAGATTGTAGCCAATACCATTCTGGAGGAGCAGTTGGTGCCCATGGTGGAGATAGACAGCCCGCTGGAGTTCCACCAGATCTCCCAGAAGTTCTTCAACATCTTAAAGCAGATGGAGCCGTTTGGTCCGGGCAACATGGCGCCGGTCTTCGTGAGCTCCTGCGTCTATGACACCGGCTCAGCGCGCGTGGTAGGCGATGCCCACCTCAAGCTGCGCCTCACCCAAGACGGTGACATTTCCTTTGACGCCATCGCGTTCGGCATGGCCGAATACTATCCCCGCATTCAGAAAGGCATTCCGTTTGACGTGTGTTACTGCGTGGAGGAGAATGTGTTCCGGGGCAATGTGACCTTGCAACTTCGCATCAAAGACATCCGCTTCGCGGAATAG
- a CDS encoding GerW family sporulation protein: MMPDSTLEEHNIGSVVAASLNQNASIKNIFGEPIETQGKTIIPVAQVAMGLGGGYGQGNKKTEAGKDASGEGAGGGLYAVPKGVFEVTAKKTRFIPVSTSRPFLLGAGLGFLLGWLLFNKRAARS, translated from the coding sequence ATGATGCCAGACAGCACTTTAGAAGAGCACAATATTGGTTCCGTTGTAGCGGCCAGCCTGAACCAGAATGCCTCTATCAAGAATATCTTCGGGGAACCCATAGAAACCCAGGGCAAGACCATTATTCCGGTGGCGCAGGTAGCCATGGGTCTGGGCGGAGGCTACGGGCAAGGCAATAAGAAGACCGAAGCCGGGAAAGACGCCAGCGGGGAAGGGGCCGGCGGAGGGCTCTATGCCGTCCCGAAAGGTGTGTTTGAGGTAACAGCCAAAAAGACCAGGTTTATCCCGGTTTCCACGTCGCGTCCGTTTCTGCTGGGCGCCGGCTTAGGGTTTTTGCTAGGGTGGCTGTTGTTCAATAAAAGAGCAGCCAGAAGCTAG
- a CDS encoding four helix bundle protein: protein MEERKYLQLNDIEAYKAAFKLSNYVWEIVTKWGHFEKEMVGKQFARAVDSLSANLAEGFGRFGKKDKINFYRFARGSVYECLDWNENAKVRNLISEEQYKHIFQNL from the coding sequence ATGGAAGAGAGAAAATATCTGCAGTTAAATGATATTGAAGCTTATAAAGCTGCTTTTAAACTAAGCAATTATGTTTGGGAAATAGTAACCAAATGGGGCCATTTTGAAAAAGAGATGGTTGGTAAGCAATTTGCAAGAGCAGTGGACAGCCTTTCAGCCAATCTGGCGGAGGGCTTCGGGAGGTTCGGGAAGAAAGACAAAATCAACTTTTATCGTTTCGCTCGCGGCTCTGTTTATGAATGCTTGGATTGGAATGAGAACGCAAAAGTCAGAAACTTAATCTCTGAAGAACAGTACAAGCACATATTCCAAAATCTGTAA
- a CDS encoding glycoside hydrolase family 25 protein, producing the protein MFSFFHILRRKGTAPVALFFISLFLMAAGSTSSEFLHGIDVSRYQKDVNWEHVKEAEIHFAFMKATEGDFLKDRYFDTNWENSRKYGIKRGAYHFYLPDVSIEDQIEIFKRTVTLLPGDLAPVLDVETPCNSISDAQLRRDIFQWLTAIEEHYGVKPIIYTNQIYYNRKLRGYFTDYPLWIARYQNAEPITHPKDNMAFWQYSETGTVKGIDAPVDMNWFFGDVSALNKLCVPAKAAAPAPTGTMAQNNEL; encoded by the coding sequence ATGTTCTCCTTTTTCCACATCCTGCGTCGCAAAGGTACGGCACCGGTGGCCCTGTTCTTCATAAGCCTGTTTTTAATGGCGGCGGGGTCCACTTCCTCAGAATTTCTGCATGGCATTGATGTGTCCCGTTACCAGAAAGACGTGAACTGGGAGCATGTGAAGGAAGCCGAGATCCATTTCGCCTTCATGAAAGCCACCGAAGGCGATTTCCTGAAGGACCGGTACTTTGACACGAACTGGGAGAACAGCCGCAAGTATGGCATTAAGCGCGGGGCTTACCACTTCTACCTGCCAGATGTGAGTATTGAGGACCAGATTGAGATTTTCAAAAGAACGGTGACGTTGCTGCCCGGCGACCTGGCCCCGGTCCTGGATGTGGAAACTCCTTGCAACAGCATTTCTGATGCCCAACTTCGCCGCGACATCTTTCAGTGGCTCACTGCCATTGAGGAACACTACGGCGTGAAACCCATCATTTATACCAACCAGATCTATTACAACCGCAAGCTCAGAGGCTATTTCACGGATTATCCTTTATGGATTGCCCGGTACCAGAACGCCGAGCCTATTACGCACCCCAAAGACAACATGGCTTTCTGGCAATACTCAGAAACGGGCACCGTGAAAGGCATTGACGCCCCGGTAGACATGAACTGGTTTTTTGGAGACGTCTCTGCGCTGAACAAGCTTTGCGTTCCGGCCAAAGCGGCTGCCCCAGCCCCTACCGGCACCATGGCACAAAACAACGAGCTTTAA
- a CDS encoding tetratricopeptide repeat protein, producing MKRPFWILCLVALWGWGMTAPQQAVAQNIPEQMALAKEYLRQNDYAKAEVLLSKLIDQDVQFGLVYPDYLKTLLALRNFKEADKLVKRAQKKYPTVPAYAIDEGKVMQAAGNNTAAEKKWAQVVQTTNPENVYAIATSFQQADLLDYAEKAYLKARELSGSEKSFAPQLLQLYAYQRKTDPLIEEVLRQLKNNALPLPYAQNMLQNTLRDEESLNKLEQRLMVEVQANPDATPVQELLIWTLLQRKDFGPALLQTRALDRRTQAGGAQVLSLADISLQNKDFATAIEGYTYVMQQYKTGELYPIARQRIIQAREEQVKNTFPIDQAKIKLLAQEYEALLQEMGRSDRTAEIIKELGELQAFYLDAQAPAMKNLQEVIDMPRANPNVVAEAKLVLADVYLLRGEPWESTLLYSQVEKTHKEQPLGYEAKLRNARLSYYKGDFELAQSHLDILKLATSREIANDALDLSLLIIDNTGMDTSAAALKEYAAIDFLVFQHKYPEALTALDKLLTKYPGHSLTDEIYFQKAELLQQMGKFDEAAKNLQLIIDNPKYDILSDDALFLLAKLNEENLKQPQKAQEFYGKLLEKHPGSVFVAEARKRLRKLRGDKV from the coding sequence ATGAAAAGACCGTTTTGGATACTATGCCTGGTGGCCCTTTGGGGGTGGGGAATGACTGCGCCGCAGCAGGCCGTGGCCCAGAACATACCGGAGCAGATGGCGCTGGCCAAGGAATACCTGCGCCAGAACGACTACGCCAAAGCCGAGGTGCTACTCAGTAAGCTCATTGACCAGGACGTACAGTTCGGGTTGGTGTACCCAGATTACCTCAAGACCCTGCTGGCCCTGCGTAATTTCAAGGAAGCCGATAAACTGGTGAAACGAGCCCAGAAGAAATACCCCACGGTGCCAGCCTACGCCATAGATGAAGGAAAGGTAATGCAGGCCGCCGGCAACAACACCGCTGCCGAAAAGAAATGGGCGCAGGTGGTCCAGACCACCAACCCTGAGAATGTCTATGCCATTGCCACCTCTTTTCAGCAGGCAGACCTGCTGGACTACGCCGAGAAAGCCTATCTGAAGGCCCGGGAGCTGAGCGGCAGCGAGAAAAGCTTCGCGCCGCAACTGCTGCAGCTGTACGCCTACCAACGCAAGACAGACCCGCTCATTGAAGAAGTGCTGCGCCAATTGAAAAACAACGCCCTTCCGCTGCCCTATGCCCAGAACATGCTGCAGAACACGCTCCGCGATGAAGAGTCTTTGAATAAGCTGGAACAACGCCTCATGGTAGAGGTGCAGGCAAATCCAGACGCCACGCCCGTGCAGGAGCTCCTTATCTGGACCCTGCTGCAACGCAAGGACTTCGGGCCGGCGCTATTGCAGACCCGCGCGCTGGACCGCCGTACCCAGGCCGGAGGCGCCCAGGTGCTTTCCCTGGCAGACATCAGCCTGCAGAACAAAGATTTCGCAACCGCGATTGAGGGCTACACCTATGTGATGCAGCAGTACAAGACCGGAGAGCTGTACCCCATTGCCCGCCAGCGCATCATCCAGGCCCGCGAAGAGCAGGTGAAGAACACGTTCCCTATTGACCAGGCCAAGATAAAGCTGCTGGCACAGGAGTACGAAGCCCTGCTTCAGGAAATGGGCCGTTCTGACCGTACCGCCGAGATCATCAAGGAGCTGGGGGAACTGCAGGCCTTTTACCTGGACGCCCAGGCCCCGGCCATGAAGAACCTGCAAGAAGTGATAGACATGCCCCGCGCCAACCCAAACGTAGTAGCTGAAGCCAAACTGGTCTTAGCCGATGTGTACCTGCTGCGCGGCGAGCCCTGGGAAAGCACCCTGCTCTACAGCCAGGTAGAGAAAACGCACAAAGAGCAGCCTCTGGGCTATGAGGCCAAACTGCGCAATGCCCGCCTGAGCTATTACAAAGGCGATTTTGAACTGGCCCAGAGCCACCTGGATATCCTGAAACTGGCCACCAGCCGCGAGATTGCCAATGACGCCCTGGATCTGAGCCTGCTCATCATAGACAACACCGGTATGGATACTTCGGCGGCGGCGCTCAAGGAATACGCCGCCATTGATTTCCTGGTATTCCAGCACAAGTACCCAGAGGCCCTCACCGCCCTGGACAAGCTGCTGACCAAATACCCCGGCCACAGCCTCACCGACGAGATCTATTTCCAGAAGGCCGAGCTGTTGCAGCAGATGGGCAAATTTGACGAGGCCGCTAAAAACCTGCAGCTCATCATTGACAACCCCAAATATGATATCCTTTCAGATGATGCCCTTTTCCTGCTGGCCAAACTGAACGAGGAAAACCTCAAGCAACCCCAGAAAGCCCAGGAATTCTACGGCAAGCTGCTGGAGAAACACCCGGGCAGCGTGTTCGTGGCGGAGGCTCGCAAACGGCTGAGGAAGCTGCGGGGCGATAAGGTGTAG